The following DNA comes from Syngnathoides biaculeatus isolate LvHL_M chromosome 18, ASM1980259v1, whole genome shotgun sequence.
ACAGAACAGTGAAAAAAAGAACCATTCGCCTTTACCCAGCAAATTTAAACTTAAACTTAAATTGGTTAAACTTAAACTACAAATTCTGATGCGAAGAATACCTTAGTTTCATAGCGATACACTACTGACAAAACCTGGATAAAGTTTATCACATTCTTGATTACGTTTCAGCCAGAGCACCTGAATTGAAATGGGGGCCAGTATACAGTACTTTGTGTTCCTCAACTGCGGCCAATAAACCTCATTcagattcagattctgattctgattctgatatgctcacttttcatatatttattttaggtCTGCCTATTGTGGCAGAATCAAGTCTTTCAAAGCAAGTCTCGCGCCAGCTGATTCCAGACTTAGGACACTTCGTTGTTGAAGCTTCGGAATTGGACTTGTTTCCAATTCTTGTTCGATCTACAGcctcagctgttcaacagtccggggtctctgtTGTCACATTTTATGACAGGTCTAGTCTTTTCTCCCCAATCATGGCATCcacctgttcacctgtgggatgtccCAAACACGTGTTTGATGAGCATCCCTCGACttcttcagtcttttttttgccacctctcccagcggaacgtgttgcagccataataTTCAAAGTTAATCGTTATTTAATAAAGAAGAAAGTTTATcggtttgaacattaaacatgTCTAGCGTTGACTCGTGTACCCGACTTGTTGACAGATATGAACCACGTCGGCGGCGAAAGTGCGTACCTGACGCGAAGGGAAGCGGCTGGTCTCCGAGCACAGCCATCTTGAGCTCCCTGTACAGTCCGCTGTGTCGGGCATGTTCGAGCATCCCCGGGCTGCAGTCCACGCCCACAAAGTTCTGGAATCCCTCCCGCTTCATCTGCGCCACACACATGCTCGTCGTTGAGTCCGTTCGCAAACAAGCGAGGATCTCGCTCGTTCCCCAAAAATGCCGGCGCCCACCATCTTGGCGACCATGCCCGTGCCGCAGGCCACGTCCAACACCGCCGCCGCTCGCCGGTCGCCGCTGAAAAGGGCGGAGACTCGTTGCGCCGCCATCGCGGGTGCCCGGAACTCGATCAGTTCGATATCCTGGTGAACGGACGCCGCAAAACGCTGATTAGTGACCCGATGTCCCGAGCGGGACCAAGCCCGAAAATGTGAGGagaataacaatgtatcagatagatcatgtcattggtactgtaactttaaaataaagattttcatcaggtATAATTTAtgtcggcaattttgaatgttccccaTCGCTGACACTTTGCTAGTCACAtgagcggatgtgacgtgtcatgtgcttgtttacgttcctacacagttatcgtcagcgctgatttctcgtattttatatgatcaggaagacggaggattACGTCTACacagatttgaacttgtggccgtcaataatgttgaatattcggatggttcttcggacgggaatgacgccgACGCGCAGGACATAAGCCTGTAAACAAAGTCCTCCAGAGCCCGGAGGGTTGGGTGGCGGAGCTCGATGGTCAGACTCTACgacattcccgtccgaagaaccatccgaatattcaacattattgacggccacaggttcaaatctgtgtagatgtattcctccgtcttcccgatcaactgatacttttgtttcttcaccagatgagggtaaatctgagaaatcagcgctgacagTAACTGCGTAGGAACGTAAACAagcacatgacacgtcacatccgctcaTGTGACccacaaaatgtcagcgaccgggaacgttcaaaattgccgatataaatGATacctgatgaaaatctttattttaaagttacggtaccaatgacatgacctatctgatgcGTTGTTCTTTTCAAtaagtggacttcccctttcaGTCCGAACAGCGACTGTGGCGCAAACATCCAGCCTGAAACACTCGAGTTCCCATTGCACATTCtttttgcaacatttaaaaaaacgaaaaaaaaaaaaatgatttggtgAATGAATTCAAAAAGTGCACAGGAGACCCCCAATGTCCCCTTCACGATTTGTCAAAAATATCCCTCGTTAAGCACGCAGGAACGAGACTAAAACGTACAAATGCTGAAGTTTTGCGAACAAACCCAGCTAAAAGCGATCCGCCCCGATGTGTACAGTGAGGGGGGGGGACGTGCCTGCAAacctttatatatataaaaaaagaataaaatgaaaaaaacatctcgTCTCCACATTTCCAAGAAGATGCTGGATGACGGCCCAGAATATATCACTCCACGTGCTAGGGTGGAACCAATGCATAAGATCCGGTTCTGCGTTTGATGACCTTCTCGTAGGTTTCGGCCCATCGGTTGTAAAACTGGATCGTGTCCGTCGGCGTGCCGTCCGTTCGCATGGACAGGATGGCTTCTTTTGCCATTTCAAACGTGCGCGCCTCCGCGTCCGACATGCTGCGCGTGCTCGTCTGTCGAGCAGACGACAaggcagaaagaaaagaagaaaaagatcaaTTTACATCAACTCGAGGACGTAAATATGAACAAAACGCACGTGACGCAAACGGAACGAATGAAACAATTTGTCCAATTAGCAGCTTGTCCTCAAACTGCATACATATGTGAGACGTcgctgcagacaaaaaaaaaaggaaaaagtacaaCAACGAAGTAATATTTATAAACTGTTGCTTTTACATAGTCGtcgattaaaaataataataattcgtTTGCCTTCCAGAGTAAAACGGAGCGATGTCAATATTCCAGtggattcacccccccccaccccccgggtAAAACTGTACTTACAGTACAATGCGTGCAGGGCAAGTGTGAGGAGGTGTGGTCTGCAGAGCCTGTACTtgccccggggggggggggggggggggcaaaggcgGTCGCCTGGGCCTCATCTGCTGGAGGACCGCCCTGCAAGCCGGCGCCCTCCTCCCGAGgggagaaacacacacatcGTTCCAATCAAATCGTCAAATATTTAATTACGCCCGTTGACGTCAATGTCTcgaaaagaacacaaaaaaaaaaatcataaaatcaaaCGCTGGCAATTAAGTCACCTTTGCGCATCTCGAGTCGGCGAGCTGGTTTCGGTCCCCGGCATCAGGAGCACACCCGAGCCCTCGGGCGGGCGCACTCGTTCGCAAAAGGCAGAcaagcggggaggggggggggggacgtcaagcccgagccgcttatcctcacaagtgcccgAGCTGCCCATCTCCGCCgagaccctcaactggttgccactcGATGGCGGGCCACGTGAAAAATACCGTTCGGTCCATAAAACATGTTTGAGCTCGCAGGCTCGAAACCGAGTACGCATCAAATTAATGTCAGCTGAGCGGACGTCCTGACGCTGATGGTAGAACCTGAGGCACGCAAAGGGgcgtggcggggggggggcgagtgCCTGCAGTGCGCCTTCTGCATTGAATATGAGACGCCAATCATGCGATCAAAGCAGTGATGAAGGTGGAAACCGAGACGGAAAAATGCAGACTTCACGTCTCGCACTCACAGAAAACAAACAGCATAAACAAGTCCAAAATAGcgttattaccccccccccctcaaaaaaaaatccccaggaATACTTcagtatttattaatttagtttgaaatactgtactccctgtgttttttttttaacgattctgATGTTtactaaaaatgaaaaggatTTTATGGGACAGATCGACAGAGGTCTATTTTTTACAGTTGAACGGACCCGTCCTTGTTTGTCTACCATTCATATCTCATATATTTATGCTTTGAATTCCCGCTGCGTGCATGACTTCTGGAAGCACATATTTTGCTTCACGGGCGCATGGAGCGCTTGCACCGGGTCCGCGACGGGCTTCCGAACTCTCCAGAGATCAAACAAGTGTTTTCCCCTCTCCGTTCGCAACACTTGAACGGATCACTTGaactgctgggaaaaaaaacaaaaaaacaaaaacaaagtttggAAGTGCTTCTCATCCCTGCACCGGAAGGACGCCATTTCTTTTAGCGCTAAACGGAGACGGCTTGTTCTATATCGCGTCTTCATTGCAtggaaaaatgtatgttttattgcTCCACAGCTCTtgcaaatgtgcttttttttctctctcggaATGTTCCCGTTTTCCTTTCTCATCATCGGCATGAACCCaatccccacaaaaaaaaaaaaaaaagcaccgctGGATCACCCGAATTGTGTGCACAGTATTCCTTTCTTCTCCCACGAAGGtgatattttgatatttatattgatgttttattttattttattttattttattccgaCAGCACGGAGAGAAAAAGAATCCTTGAATGGTGACTTTCCCGAACATGGAGCGCCAACCTGTACAAACTACCCcaaagagattaaaaaaaatccttataacataccgaagcaaattatatgtcaaaataatggaggggaaaaaccacaaagtttttcaatgatttttattgtagatctctaTCATGATAATATCTGACGTTAATGTGTAATTCTCAAAGtgactgtgttcagaattgtattcatgtgtaactttcaTCTGTGAaacagaatccgtatgatttgtgatgtACGGCAGTATCCTAAAAGTATCCACAGAATCCGTCTGAAGTACGGCTAAACCATACAAGTCGACAGGAATGTTTTGCGTTGAGCTTTTCCGAGCTCCACCGCGGCGGCTCGCACGATTTCGACGGTTCGGCGCGgacacattcaatatggcgCAGCAGCCGACGTCTCTCGGCAGCCGCTAGAGGGCGCGTCGACTTCGACTGAACTTTTGCGGACGAGCGGCGGAAGTCGAAGCGTCCGCGTGCAGTGACCGTTGGACTGGAAGAATCCCGACCGCGTTTTCAGCGACCGCATCGGACCCTTTGACTTTCCCTCGTTGTCTTTCTTGTCAAGGTAAAACGCCAAACCACAAAAGTGTGGATTTGGTCCACAAGCATCGAACCTTTGTTGTTCGGTGTTCTGCGTGGACCTGAAAAGAACGCGTTCTGGTCTGGTTCAGGCGCGCGCTCACCATGTCGTCGGCGGAGAAGCGCACGATCGCGATGGCCAAAGACGCCGTCCGGTCCGTCCACGTTTGCAGTTCTCTGTCGGACCAGATCCGCTTCTACGACGGATGGGCCCAAACCTACGAGCAGGTTATCGCCCAACCCCGAGACTCGAACTCGTCACCGCGACACCGCTTCGTGTGCAGCTTAGGAATGCCTTTCATAATTGGAATATCATGATACATTTTTTGAAAGATTCACTTATCGATATGCGTTTATGACATACTTGAGGGCACTCCAAATtcacaaggggggggggagagactcatatatcatatatatgaTATTCATATTTGACTTTATGCCGCTAACTTTGCAGTCGCTACATAAATTCACACAGAGTGACGTCTAAAAACCGAAGCAGAATTAATTTAGTCACTCGAAGCAGAATTTAatgtgggttttttgttttactccattttctgagccgcttgtcctcacaagggtcacggagagtgccggagccaatcccagctgtcattggccaggaggcgggttTGCATCctgaactgaactggttgccagccaatggctgGGCACGACGCTCGACATGGACTGATAGATGGATATAATTGAagttattattttgaatgtgttttCGAGTACCAGCGAGAGCATCTGCATATTTTATTGTCGTGACGATTTAATAATTATTTGGTATGAATCAACTCTCCTGAATGTTTATTGGTCATGGGAACCTACCTTGGCTTCAGTCGTCCACCAGATGTCACCGCCACAGAAGCCTTGAATCTTTTTTATAGATACATatttagagggggggggggcacggtggcctcaccgttctgaggtgccaagttcgatcccagacccgcgtCTGtcgagtttgcacgttctccccgtgcctgcgtgggttttctccgggtgggcactccgctttcctcctacatcccaaaaacacgcaacattcatcggacactctaaattgcccgtaggtgcgattacgagtgcggccgtttgtctcgatgtgccctgcgatcggctgccgaacggttcagggtgtaacccacctcctgcctgatgacagtcgggataggctccggcgctcccgccaccctcgtgaggataagcggcgaagaaaacggatgaatggatggatagatagttaGGAAAGCCTCAGCGCAGCGTGAGGGATCACTTGCCCACCAAAGAAAACGTGAAACTAGTGACAGAAACTGAACTGACAAGAACCGACAAGTAccgaaagaaaccagggaagtAAACGGGCGCAAATTGACCCGAGCGGGCCAAAACAAAGGCAAAAACGCAGAACCAAGACGCAGCCGAACGCGTTCGTAATCCCGTCCACCCGTGATCGCAAAATCCTGCGCAACAGGCCGCCGGAATGGAAAGGAAAGTTTGAAAATCGGGTTCGGGCCGAGGCCCCGGGTGGCACTAATCGTTTGTTCCGCAGGATGTCGAACTGATTGAGTTCCGTGCCCCCGCCCTGGCGGCGGAACGAGTCTCCGCCCATTTCGGCGGCGACCGGAGAGCGGCGGCGGTGTTGGACGTGGCCTGTGGCACGGGCATGGCGGCCAAGATGGTGGGTTCTAATCGGTCCGTCGGAACGATCGCGCGGACTCAACGTCGAGCTCGCGTGTGGCGCAGATGAAGCGGGAGGGGTTCCAGAACTTCGTGGGCGTGGACTGCAGCGCGGGGATGATGGCGCGCGCCCGGCAAAGCGGGCTGTACCGGGACCTCAAGACGGCCGTGCTCGGAGACCAGCCGCTGCCCGTCCCGTCAGGTACTGCCACCCGTCCGCGCTTCTGCTCCCCGACATCCCTCCCAACGtaatccatttgtgatcgcccCCCCTGCAGGTGAATTTCAATTAGTGGTCATTTCCGGGGGTCTGAGCCCGACCCACGTTCCGGcaaaggcgatccgggagctgTGCCGTGCGGCCGCGCAGGGTGAGAATGCCTTTTTCGCGCTTTTGGACGCGTTCAAGTCTCAACCCGACTCGAGGCCGCCGCAGGAGGCCTCGTTTGCATGACCACCAGGAGCAACCCAGCAACGTCGACTACAAGGCGGCGCTGGAGGGCGAGATGAAGCGGATGGAGGATGAGGGACTGTGGCGCCGCGTCGACGTGACCCACGTGGCCGAGTGGGAGCGAGGGGTGACCGAGGACGAGATGGGATACGTCACCGGGTGTGTTTACGTCTTCCGGAAGCTCTGAAAGCGCTCAGTGATGTGCGGTTGGGGTCGTGATCGGCGAGGCGCAGCGGAATCAGAACCCCAAACAGAAGATCGGCCTATATTTCAAATTTGACCTCATTTGAAACAATTAGATTAATTGgggactcgaaattgccccgaagtgcgattgtgagcgtgattgtcgtctgtctccgtgtgccccgcgattggccggcgaccagttcagggtgcacaccgcctcctgcccaattacGGCTGGGATTGTCACATGACTTCTG
Coding sequences within:
- the LOC133491930 gene encoding methyltransferase-like protein 27: MSDAEARTFEMAKEAILSMRTDGTPTDTIQFYNRWAETYEKDIELIEFRAPAMAAQRVSALFSGDRRAAAVLDVACGTGMVAKMMKREGFQNFVGVDCSPGMLEHARHSGLYRELKMAVLGDQPLPFASDQFDIVVITGALSASHLPADVIRELCRAAKPGGLVCMTGKCDGLNLGYKAAMEGEMERMEDQGLWRRVDVTHVTEWQLGVTEDETGYIPGCVYVFQKL
- the LOC133492287 gene encoding LOW QUALITY PROTEIN: methyltransferase-like protein 27 (The sequence of the model RefSeq protein was modified relative to this genomic sequence to represent the inferred CDS: inserted 1 base in 1 codon), coding for MSSAEKRTIAMAKDAVRSVHVCSSLSDQIRFYDGWAQTYEQDVELIEFRAPALAAERVSAHFGGDRRAAAVLDVACGTGMAAKMMKREGFQNFVGVDCSAGMMARARQSGLYRDLKTAVLGDQPLPVPSGEFQLVVISGGLSPTHVPAKAIRELCRAAAQGGLVCMTTRSNXSNVDYKAALEGEMKRMEDEGLWRRVDVTHVAEWERGVTEDEMGYVTGCVYVFRKL